Proteins found in one Pseudomonas sp. P8_241 genomic segment:
- a CDS encoding SDR family NAD(P)-dependent oxidoreductase: MSRVALVTGASRGLGECIARRLHAAGYRVGLADLRLDGVQQLAAELDGSGASAIAIELDVRNKADFQRARDLLTEQWGGTDILVNNAGVSKVAALMDITPEEFDESMAINLRGTFVACQVFGAHFAERGFGRIVNIASLAGQNGGTATGAHYAAAKGGVATLTKVFARELTAQGVTVNSISPGPLDLPVVRESVAPERLEQILKMIPSGTLGDPTFIADSVLLLIADNANSVSGACLDVNGGLFMR; this comes from the coding sequence ATGAGTCGAGTAGCCCTTGTAACGGGTGCCTCACGTGGACTGGGTGAGTGCATCGCCCGTCGTCTGCACGCAGCGGGTTATCGCGTCGGTCTGGCGGATCTGCGCCTTGATGGCGTGCAGCAACTGGCCGCCGAACTGGATGGCAGCGGCGCCAGCGCTATCGCCATTGAGCTGGATGTGCGCAACAAAGCCGACTTCCAGCGTGCTCGTGACCTGCTCACTGAGCAGTGGGGCGGCACCGACATCCTGGTCAACAACGCCGGCGTGTCAAAAGTCGCGGCGCTGATGGACATCACGCCGGAAGAGTTCGACGAGTCGATGGCGATCAACCTGCGCGGCACTTTTGTCGCCTGCCAGGTGTTCGGCGCGCACTTTGCCGAGCGTGGCTTCGGTCGCATCGTCAACATCGCATCCCTGGCCGGGCAGAACGGCGGCACCGCTACCGGCGCGCATTACGCGGCGGCCAAGGGCGGCGTGGCGACGTTGACCAAGGTCTTCGCCCGCGAACTGACAGCGCAAGGCGTGACGGTCAACAGCATTTCCCCAGGCCCGCTGGACCTGCCGGTGGTGCGCGAAAGTGTCGCCCCGGAGCGTCTGGAACAGATCCTGAAAATGATCCCGTCCGGCACCCTCGGCGACCCGACGTTCATCGCCGACAGTGTATTGCTGCTGATCGCCGACAACGCGAACTCAGTGAGCGGTGCGTGCCTGGACGTCAACGGCGGCCTGTTCATGCGCTGA
- a CDS encoding PDR/VanB family oxidoreductase encodes MMKVKIERIVDEALDIRSFRLVRSDGQPLDTYEPGAHVDLTGPTGVTRQYSLCSPPQDRRAYLVAVKKEAQSRGGSLALHEQVEEGMELEMGAPRNLFRLDESAREHVLFAAGIGVTPLLSMAYKLAESGQPYRLHYFARSAQYAAFTELLAANFADNVEFHYGVEPADLDGALSECLNRANPAAHVYTCGPAPFMNKVVEVASRSRSDDAIHLEHFAADPAANSAPAGTFEVELASSGVVLQVPANTSLVDVLQAHGCDIDTECREGICGTCIVEVLDGLPEHRDNCLSNKEKASNKQICACVSRALSARLVLDL; translated from the coding sequence ATGATGAAGGTGAAAATCGAAAGGATCGTCGACGAAGCGCTGGATATCCGTTCCTTTCGCCTCGTGCGCAGTGACGGCCAGCCGCTCGACACCTATGAACCGGGTGCCCACGTCGACCTGACCGGGCCGACCGGGGTAACCCGCCAGTATTCGCTGTGCAGCCCGCCGCAGGATCGCCGTGCCTACCTGGTGGCGGTGAAAAAAGAAGCGCAGTCGCGCGGTGGCTCGCTCGCGCTGCACGAGCAAGTGGAAGAGGGCATGGAGCTGGAAATGGGGGCGCCGCGCAACCTGTTCCGTCTCGATGAAAGTGCCCGTGAACATGTGTTGTTTGCCGCCGGTATCGGTGTCACGCCGCTGCTGAGCATGGCCTACAAACTGGCGGAAAGCGGTCAGCCGTATCGCCTGCACTATTTCGCCCGTTCGGCGCAATACGCTGCGTTTACCGAGCTGTTGGCGGCAAATTTTGCCGACAATGTGGAGTTTCATTACGGCGTTGAACCCGCGGATCTGGACGGCGCATTGAGCGAGTGCCTGAACCGCGCCAATCCTGCGGCCCACGTCTACACCTGCGGCCCGGCACCGTTCATGAACAAAGTGGTGGAAGTGGCATCCCGCAGTCGCTCGGACGACGCCATTCACCTGGAGCATTTCGCCGCCGACCCGGCCGCCAACAGCGCGCCTGCCGGCACCTTCGAAGTCGAACTGGCCAGTTCCGGCGTGGTGCTGCAAGTACCGGCCAACACCAGCCTGGTCGACGTGTTGCAGGCCCATGGTTGCGACATCGACACCGAGTGCCGCGAAGGTATCTGCGGCACCTGCATCGTCGAGGTGCTGGACGGTTTGCCGGAGCACCGCGACAACTGCCTGTCAAACAAGGAAAAGGCCTCCAACAAGCAGATTTGCGCGTGTGTATCACGGGCGCTTTCCGCTCGTCTGGTACTGGACCTTTAA
- a CDS encoding phosphotransferase enzyme family protein, whose amino-acid sequence MTEFHTLSHDQQVARLHDLARHALEHWDGDFAEIELIKFRENAVFSARRNDGQRVALRIHRNGYHCEAALRSELQWMEALASAGITVPQIIRAQNESHLIEVTHQAIGEPRHIDMLAWLPGATAGTSEAGVQADTAIDFLFNEAGAIAARIHLHSAHWQQPDEFVRHAWDEEGLIGVNPFWGRFWELEQLSDEQRDLLQQARRTARKDLRQYGRHLGNFGMIHADLVPENLLVEGPQLRLIDFDDAGFGWHMFELATALYFCLDDPRFEQIKAALLEGYNAVKPLTEADRKTLALFLMLRGTTYLGWIHTRQGTPTAIEMAPMLIERACWLAREYLQA is encoded by the coding sequence ATGACCGAATTTCATACCCTGAGCCACGACCAGCAAGTCGCCCGCCTGCATGATCTGGCGCGCCATGCGCTGGAACACTGGGACGGCGATTTTGCCGAGATCGAACTGATTAAATTCCGCGAGAACGCGGTGTTCTCCGCCCGCCGAAACGACGGGCAGCGCGTGGCCCTGCGCATCCACCGCAACGGCTATCACTGCGAAGCGGCGTTGCGCTCCGAGCTGCAATGGATGGAAGCGTTGGCCAGCGCCGGCATTACCGTGCCGCAGATTATCCGTGCGCAGAATGAAAGCCACCTGATCGAAGTCACTCACCAGGCCATCGGCGAGCCGCGCCACATCGACATGCTCGCCTGGCTGCCGGGTGCCACCGCCGGAACCTCCGAGGCGGGTGTGCAGGCCGATACCGCCATCGATTTCCTGTTCAATGAGGCCGGTGCGATTGCCGCGCGGATTCACCTGCATTCGGCGCATTGGCAGCAACCGGATGAGTTCGTCCGGCATGCCTGGGATGAGGAAGGCCTGATCGGCGTCAATCCGTTCTGGGGGCGGTTCTGGGAGCTGGAGCAGCTTAGCGACGAGCAGCGGGATCTGCTGCAACAGGCCCGACGTACGGCACGCAAGGACTTGCGCCAATACGGTCGGCACCTGGGCAATTTCGGCATGATTCACGCCGACCTGGTGCCGGAGAACCTGCTGGTCGAAGGGCCGCAATTGCGTCTGATCGACTTCGACGATGCCGGGTTTGGCTGGCACATGTTCGAGTTGGCGACAGCCCTGTACTTCTGTCTTGACGATCCGCGTTTTGAGCAGATCAAGGCAGCGCTGCTGGAGGGCTACAACGCGGTCAAGCCGCTGACCGAGGCGGATCGCAAGACCCTGGCGCTGTTCCTGATGCTGCGCGGCACTACGTACCTGGGCTGGATTCACACCCGCCAGGGCACCCCGACGGCGATTGAAATGGCGCCGATGCTGATTGAACGGGCTTGCTGGTTGGCTCGGGAATATCTGCAGGCTTGA
- the hpaC gene encoding 4-hydroxyphenylacetate 3-monooxygenase, reductase component has product MADLSQQQIDFRNAMAQLPAAVNIITTNGPGGRCGITASAVCSVTDSPPTVLVCVNRNSATHDVFRTNGHLCVNVLCGEQEELARHFAGMTKVPMDERFAWDLWDDGAADVPVLRDALVQLEGRITECKEVGSHSVMFVELTKVGVREPRDSLVYFNRLFHRVEHASAA; this is encoded by the coding sequence ATGGCCGACCTGAGCCAGCAGCAAATCGACTTTCGCAACGCCATGGCGCAGCTGCCTGCTGCGGTGAACATCATTACCACCAACGGCCCTGGCGGTCGTTGCGGCATCACCGCCAGCGCGGTGTGCTCGGTGACCGACTCGCCGCCTACCGTGCTGGTGTGCGTCAACCGCAACAGCGCCACCCACGATGTGTTCCGCACCAACGGTCATCTGTGCGTCAACGTGCTGTGTGGCGAGCAGGAAGAACTGGCCCGTCACTTCGCCGGCATGACCAAGGTGCCGATGGACGAACGTTTTGCCTGGGATCTGTGGGACGACGGCGCTGCCGATGTGCCGGTGCTGCGCGATGCCCTGGTGCAACTGGAAGGCCGGATCACTGAGTGCAAGGAAGTGGGCTCGCACTCGGTGATGTTCGTGGAATTGACGAAAGTGGGCGTGCGCGAACCGCGCGACAGTCTGGTGTATTTCAACCGTTTGTTTCATCGCGTTGAGCATGCCAGCGCAGCTTGA
- a CDS encoding aspartate aminotransferase family protein, translating to MPEDTLLQRRHRVLGSASPLFYDNPLHLVRGEGVWLFDVDGRRYLDVYNNVPCVGHCHPHVTEAMHRQATTLNIHTRYLDEQVVRYAERLTATFAAPLDTAMFTCTGSEANELALRLARFTSGGTGIIVSDYNYHGNSASLAQVTTALPSPEPFAAHARAVPIPCLYHAPAGTTEAQLAEEYAANIAAAIASMQAQGIRPAALLIDTLFANEGLPRVPASFVNKAAALIRAAGGLFIADEVQSGFGRTGDHLWGHQAHGVVPDIVTLGKPMGNGYPLAGLITHKALVESFGRHAMYFNTFGGSPVAAAVGMAVLDVIEEQQLLHNAQSVGAYVQQRLQVLAAKHSIIGDVRGKGLFFAMELVRDHASKDPAGLEARKVVNDMRENGVLISKIGAGDNILKLRPPLVFSRENADLFVDTLDHALSAI from the coding sequence ATGCCTGAAGACACCCTGCTGCAACGCCGCCATCGCGTACTCGGCAGCGCTTCGCCACTGTTCTACGACAATCCCTTGCACCTGGTGCGCGGCGAAGGCGTGTGGCTGTTCGACGTCGATGGCCGCCGCTACCTCGACGTTTACAACAACGTGCCCTGCGTCGGTCACTGCCACCCCCATGTGACCGAGGCCATGCACCGCCAGGCCACCACGCTGAACATCCACACCCGCTACCTGGATGAACAAGTGGTGCGTTACGCCGAGCGCCTGACCGCAACCTTCGCAGCACCGCTGGACACCGCGATGTTCACCTGCACCGGCAGCGAAGCCAACGAACTGGCGCTGCGTCTGGCGCGGTTCACCAGTGGCGGCACCGGCATCATCGTCAGCGACTACAACTACCACGGTAACTCGGCGTCGCTGGCGCAGGTCACCACCGCCCTGCCCTCGCCGGAACCCTTCGCCGCCCATGCCCGAGCGGTGCCGATTCCATGCCTGTACCACGCACCGGCCGGCACCACTGAAGCACAGTTGGCGGAGGAATACGCGGCCAACATCGCGGCGGCTATCGCGTCGATGCAGGCCCAGGGCATTCGCCCGGCCGCGCTGCTGATCGATACCCTGTTCGCCAACGAAGGCCTGCCACGGGTGCCTGCGAGTTTCGTCAACAAGGCTGCCGCGCTGATTCGTGCAGCGGGCGGTTTGTTCATCGCCGACGAAGTGCAGTCCGGTTTCGGTCGCACCGGCGATCACCTGTGGGGTCATCAGGCCCACGGCGTGGTGCCGGACATCGTCACCCTCGGCAAGCCCATGGGTAACGGTTATCCGCTGGCCGGCCTGATCACCCACAAGGCCTTGGTCGAATCGTTCGGCCGCCACGCCATGTACTTCAACACCTTCGGCGGCTCGCCTGTCGCAGCAGCGGTCGGCATGGCGGTGCTGGATGTGATCGAAGAACAGCAATTGCTGCACAACGCACAAAGCGTCGGCGCTTATGTGCAGCAACGCCTGCAAGTCCTGGCCGCAAAACATTCGATCATTGGCGATGTGCGCGGCAAGGGACTGTTCTTTGCCATGGAGTTGGTACGCGACCACGCCAGTAAGGACCCGGCCGGACTGGAGGCGCGCAAGGTGGTCAACGACATGCGCGAGAACGGTGTGTTGATCAGCAAAATCGGCGCCGGCGACAACATCCTCAAGTTGCGCCCGCCACTGGTCTTCAGTCGCGAAAACGCCGATCTGTTTGTCGACACCCTGGACCACGCCCTGAGCGCCATTTGA
- a CDS encoding amino acid permease gives MLKKSALGWPKIAGLGIALVVAGQFSGWNFGLMAGGWLNMLIATLLMALLCGGLALCVAELSTALPSAGGVFVYAQSAFGPFVGYLVGVACAIALTIGTGAAATFICAYTESIFGLGGWPVKIALFAVIIGIHMRGVGEAMGLTFIAGVIAVVALLTFGAAMAPHVELANLLKLPANVATPVSLGGVFACVPFAIWLFITVEQTGSAAEEAHNPGRTMPRGILAAIGTLLVTALVVLVCAPGAGGVELVGSAGDPLYAAMSSNSAFGEGSWLAKVIGCGAVFGLIATFFSLVYAASRQLFAMARDGLFPQWMGKTGKRGTPYPALLLIGGIGLPLSAVDPATVMLAVVLLLNVCYLFIFGAYLHIKRNQPRLPRPFTLVGGKLVAWLGLALTLVVIAACFQLDMLMLIALAVTFTLCIFNFLLRARRTTVTEVPDHA, from the coding sequence GTGCTCAAGAAAAGTGCGCTGGGCTGGCCAAAGATCGCCGGCCTTGGAATTGCGTTAGTGGTGGCCGGGCAGTTTTCCGGCTGGAACTTCGGCCTGATGGCCGGTGGCTGGTTGAATATGCTGATCGCCACGCTGTTGATGGCGCTGCTGTGCGGTGGACTGGCGTTGTGCGTGGCGGAACTGTCCACGGCATTGCCCAGTGCGGGCGGCGTGTTTGTGTACGCGCAAAGTGCCTTCGGACCGTTCGTGGGCTACCTGGTTGGCGTGGCCTGTGCGATAGCGCTGACCATCGGCACTGGCGCTGCCGCGACGTTTATCTGCGCTTACACCGAGTCGATTTTCGGGCTCGGCGGTTGGCCGGTGAAGATCGCCCTGTTCGCCGTGATCATCGGCATCCACATGCGTGGCGTTGGTGAGGCCATGGGCCTGACGTTCATTGCCGGCGTCATCGCCGTGGTCGCCTTGCTCACATTTGGCGCAGCCATGGCGCCCCATGTCGAACTGGCCAACTTGCTCAAATTGCCTGCCAATGTGGCAACTCCGGTCAGCCTCGGCGGCGTCTTCGCTTGCGTGCCGTTCGCCATCTGGCTGTTCATCACCGTCGAGCAAACCGGTTCGGCGGCCGAGGAAGCACACAACCCCGGTCGCACCATGCCCCGTGGCATTCTCGCAGCCATCGGCACCTTGCTGGTGACCGCGCTGGTGGTACTGGTCTGTGCACCGGGTGCCGGTGGCGTCGAGTTGGTGGGTTCGGCGGGCGACCCGTTGTACGCGGCAATGTCCAGCAACAGTGCCTTCGGTGAAGGTTCGTGGCTGGCCAAGGTGATTGGCTGCGGCGCGGTGTTCGGTCTGATCGCGACCTTCTTCTCGCTGGTCTACGCCGCCTCCCGTCAACTGTTCGCGATGGCCCGCGACGGCCTGTTCCCGCAATGGATGGGCAAGACCGGCAAGCGTGGCACGCCGTATCCGGCCCTGCTGCTGATTGGTGGGATTGGTTTGCCATTGTCGGCGGTCGACCCGGCCACCGTCATGCTCGCCGTGGTCCTGCTGCTCAACGTTTGCTACCTGTTCATTTTTGGCGCGTACCTGCACATCAAGCGCAACCAACCACGCCTGCCCCGCCCGTTCACCCTGGTCGGCGGCAAGCTGGTCGCCTGGCTCGGCCTGGCGCTGACGCTGGTGGTGATCGCCGCCTGTTTCCAGCTCGACATGCTGATGCTGATCGCCCTGGCCGTGACCTTCACCCTGTGCATTTTCAACTTCCTGCTGCGCGCCCGTCGCACCACCGTCACCGAGGTTCCAGACCATGCCTGA
- a CDS encoding response regulator transcription factor yields MEIRKPIVYIVDDDKDLRTSLAWLLESVSVQAQCFAGAEEFLSQYDPKQPACLVLDVRMPETSGFQLQEILNQRGSTLPTIFVSAHGDIPMSVTAMKNGALDFVEKPYNPQQMIDRIQAALKTAVHAQADQQQRQNLQGKLALLTSREREVLMLVIDGKASKVIARELNISVKTVDVHRTKIKEKMGVSSIAMLVREVLHLPVDEPVRH; encoded by the coding sequence ATGGAAATCCGTAAACCGATTGTTTATATCGTTGACGACGACAAAGACCTGCGCACCTCACTGGCGTGGTTGCTGGAGTCGGTCAGTGTGCAGGCGCAATGCTTTGCCGGCGCCGAAGAGTTCCTCAGCCAGTACGACCCCAAGCAGCCCGCCTGCCTGGTGCTCGACGTGCGCATGCCGGAGACCAGCGGCTTTCAGTTGCAGGAAATCCTCAATCAGCGCGGCAGCACCCTGCCGACCATTTTCGTCTCGGCCCATGGTGACATCCCGATGTCGGTCACGGCGATGAAGAACGGCGCGCTGGATTTTGTCGAGAAGCCCTACAACCCGCAGCAAATGATCGACCGCATCCAGGCCGCGCTGAAGACCGCCGTGCACGCCCAGGCGGACCAGCAGCAACGTCAGAACCTGCAAGGCAAGCTGGCGCTGCTGACGAGCCGTGAGCGTGAAGTGTTGATGCTGGTGATCGATGGCAAGGCGAGCAAGGTGATTGCCCGCGAGTTGAACATCAGCGTGAAGACCGTTGACGTGCACCGTACCAAGATCAAGGAAAAGATGGGCGTGAGCAGTATCGCCATGCTGGTGCGCGAAGTGCTGCATTTACCGGTGGATGAGCCGGTGCGGCATTGA
- a CDS encoding trans-sulfuration enzyme family protein gives MSQQDNEAPAQRFATRVIHAGQAPDPSTGALMPPIYANSTYLQQSPGVHKGLDYGRSHNPTRWALERCVADLEGGTRGFAFASGLASISTVLELLEAGSHIVSGNDLYGGTFRLFDKVRQRSAGHRFSFVDLTDLAAFEASLQDDTRMVMVETPSNPLLRLTDLAAIARTCRARGIICVADNTFASPWIQRPLELGFDIVLHSTTKYLNGHSDVIGGIAVVGQNAELAERLGFLQNAVGAIAGPFDAFLTLRGVKTLALRMERHCSNAMELAQWLERQPQVSRVYYPGLPSHPQHELAQRQMRGFGGMISLDLNSDLAGAKRFLESVQIFALAESLGGVESLIEHPAIMTHATIPADTRAELGIGDGLVRLSVGVEDVEDLRADLAQALARM, from the coding sequence ATGAGCCAACAGGACAACGAAGCCCCGGCACAGCGTTTCGCCACCCGGGTGATTCACGCCGGGCAAGCGCCGGACCCGTCCACCGGGGCGCTGATGCCGCCGATCTACGCCAACTCCACCTACCTGCAACAGAGCCCCGGGGTGCACAAGGGCCTGGACTACGGGCGTTCGCACAACCCGACGCGCTGGGCGCTGGAACGTTGTGTGGCCGACCTCGAGGGCGGCACCCGGGGCTTCGCGTTTGCCTCGGGGCTGGCGAGCATTTCCACCGTGCTCGAATTGCTCGAAGCCGGCTCACACATCGTCTCGGGCAACGACCTGTACGGCGGCACCTTCCGCCTGTTCGACAAGGTGCGCCAGCGCAGCGCCGGACACCGTTTCAGCTTCGTCGACCTGACCGACCTGGCGGCGTTCGAAGCCTCCCTGCAAGACGACACCCGCATGGTCATGGTCGAGACCCCGAGCAATCCGCTGCTGCGCCTCACCGACCTCGCCGCCATCGCCCGCACCTGCCGCGCCCGCGGCATCATCTGCGTGGCCGACAACACCTTCGCCAGCCCGTGGATCCAGCGCCCGCTGGAGCTGGGTTTCGACATCGTGCTGCACTCAACCACCAAATACCTCAACGGTCACTCCGACGTGATCGGCGGCATCGCCGTGGTCGGGCAGAACGCCGAACTGGCCGAGCGCCTGGGCTTCCTGCAAAACGCCGTCGGCGCCATCGCCGGCCCGTTCGACGCCTTCCTCACCCTGCGCGGGGTGAAAACCCTGGCCCTGCGCATGGAACGGCATTGCAGCAACGCAATGGAGCTGGCGCAGTGGCTGGAGCGCCAACCGCAAGTCTCGCGGGTTTACTACCCCGGCCTGCCCTCGCACCCGCAACACGAACTGGCGCAACGGCAAATGCGCGGTTTCGGCGGAATGATCTCCCTTGACCTCAACAGTGACCTGGCCGGAGCCAAGCGCTTCCTTGAGAGCGTGCAGATCTTCGCTCTGGCCGAAAGCCTCGGCGGCGTGGAAAGCCTGATCGAACACCCGGCGATCATGACCCACGCCACCATCCCGGCCGATACCCGCGCAGAACTGGGAATTGGTGATGGCTTGGTGCGGTTGTCGGTGGGGGTTGAGGATGTCGAGGACTTGAGGGCTGATCTGGCGCAGGCGTTGGCGCGGATGTAA
- a CDS encoding aromatic ring-hydroxylating oxygenase subunit alpha, producing the protein MSTHEYQLIASSKSPEDLVQHDRVDVSLYNDPALFEVELDKIFYRTWVWVAHESEVRNSGDFKTAMIGRRPVIVVRDKKNNINVLENRCRHRGATVCEKHKGNATGFTCPYHSWSYGLDGKLRALPYPDGYEGILEKSELPLTSLRVESYAGMVFASYNDEIEPLEDFLGGAKHWMDLFMKQGAGYPIKTQGEHKFSFKGNWKIQLENTTDGYHFPIVHKSFMSSVDEETSEMLSFMTDEQAVTHSLGNGHSVMVMVPEHVDLDHDDGTEQLQERFAHVTEELSKTMPADQVRRIVRSLHGAGFNLNLFPNVAMSMSFFRVLRPVSVTETEIRHVALGMEGGPEIANRERMRIHEHFQGPFGFGSPDDAEAWDRVQRGSYAGVDAPILVNRGLNREITAENGDKVSHATDEGGMRGAYDMWKRMMSQ; encoded by the coding sequence ATGAGCACTCATGAATATCAGCTGATCGCATCGTCGAAAAGCCCCGAAGACCTGGTCCAGCACGACCGTGTCGACGTCTCGCTGTACAACGACCCGGCGCTGTTCGAAGTCGAGCTGGACAAGATTTTCTACCGCACCTGGGTGTGGGTTGCCCACGAAAGCGAAGTGCGCAACAGCGGCGACTTCAAGACCGCCATGATCGGCCGTCGCCCGGTGATCGTCGTGCGCGACAAGAAGAACAACATCAACGTGCTGGAAAACCGTTGCCGCCACCGTGGCGCCACCGTGTGCGAGAAGCACAAGGGCAACGCCACCGGTTTCACCTGCCCGTACCACAGCTGGTCCTATGGCCTGGACGGCAAGCTGCGTGCGCTGCCGTATCCGGATGGCTACGAAGGCATCCTGGAGAAATCCGAGTTGCCGCTGACCAGCCTGCGCGTCGAAAGCTACGCCGGCATGGTCTTCGCCAGCTACAACGACGAGATCGAACCGCTGGAAGACTTCCTCGGCGGTGCGAAACACTGGATGGACCTGTTCATGAAGCAGGGCGCCGGTTACCCGATCAAGACCCAGGGCGAACACAAGTTCAGCTTCAAGGGCAACTGGAAGATCCAGTTGGAAAACACCACCGACGGTTATCACTTCCCGATCGTGCACAAGTCGTTCATGTCGTCGGTGGATGAAGAAACCTCGGAAATGCTCTCGTTCATGACCGACGAACAAGCCGTGACCCACTCACTGGGCAACGGCCACAGTGTGATGGTCATGGTGCCGGAGCACGTCGATCTCGATCACGACGATGGCACCGAACAGTTGCAGGAGCGCTTCGCTCATGTCACTGAAGAGTTGTCCAAAACCATGCCGGCCGATCAGGTCCGTCGCATCGTGCGCTCGCTGCACGGCGCCGGTTTCAACCTGAACCTGTTCCCGAACGTGGCGATGTCGATGTCGTTCTTCCGTGTACTGCGCCCGGTGTCGGTCACCGAAACCGAGATCCGTCACGTGGCCCTCGGCATGGAAGGCGGCCCGGAAATCGCCAACCGCGAACGCATGCGTATCCACGAACACTTCCAGGGTCCGTTCGGTTTCGGCAGCCCCGACGATGCCGAAGCCTGGGATCGCGTACAGCGCGGCTCGTATGCCGGCGTTGATGCGCCGATCCTGGTCAACCGCGGCCTGAACCGCGAAATCACCGCAGAAAACGGCGACAAGGTCAGCCACGCCACCGACGAAGGCGGCATGCGCGGTGCCTACGACATGTGGAAAAGGATGATGAGCCAATGA
- a CDS encoding aromatic-ring-hydroxylating dioxygenase subunit beta, whose protein sequence is MSNHDTLNGFSGQLAQAMEFIWREAELLDHKNYAEWATLWSESGKYIVPIDPDTEDFEATLNYAYDDARMRDLRIERLTAGYSPSAVDAAKTIRTISRFRLVEAAGDIVEVNSAQLLYAYKRGVHTPFVADLNHRIRFTDGVPTLERKVVRLINSTDSLSALGFLL, encoded by the coding sequence ATGAGCAATCACGACACCCTGAATGGTTTTTCCGGGCAATTGGCCCAGGCCATGGAATTCATCTGGCGCGAAGCCGAACTGCTCGACCACAAGAACTACGCCGAATGGGCGACCTTGTGGAGCGAAAGCGGCAAGTACATCGTGCCGATCGACCCGGACACCGAAGATTTCGAAGCGACCCTGAACTACGCCTATGACGATGCGCGCATGCGTGATCTGCGCATCGAACGCCTGACCGCCGGCTACTCGCCGTCGGCCGTCGACGCGGCGAAAACCATTCGCACCATCTCGCGTTTCCGCCTGGTGGAAGCGGCGGGCGACATCGTCGAAGTCAACTCGGCGCAGTTGCTGTACGCCTACAAGCGCGGCGTGCACACACCGTTCGTGGCCGACTTGAACCACCGCATTCGCTTCACCGATGGCGTGCCGACCCTGGAGCGTAAAGTGGTGCGGCTGATCAACTCCACCGACAGCCTGAGCGCGCTCGGCTTCCTTTTGTGA
- the feaR gene encoding transcriptional regulator FeaR, with amino-acid sequence MITASTVRNEAFESWLSQVNQACGRFDARALDTDFYGELAEFRSGAINLSVVDMAHVHLYRTSKDVSTSSDGHYYAVFQLRGSSQLEQGDNRAKLGCGDIALIDAGRPSDMIYNDDCRQLSLILPRQVVERGSHFNAVNCATRIAANSPLASMANKLVLDTRQQDGLDMQESEAVLDALASLLLPGISARDCGADAHERQFRKIIAFIDAHLSDEELCPEMIAREVGISVRGLYRMFSKRGLVVAQYIKHRRLDFCAENLRRADVEQKLSALCYAWGFSDSSYFSSAFKSRFGVSPGAYRKRYSQI; translated from the coding sequence ATGATTACAGCATCGACGGTGCGCAACGAGGCGTTCGAAAGTTGGTTGAGCCAGGTGAACCAGGCCTGTGGGCGTTTCGATGCCCGGGCGCTGGACACTGATTTCTACGGCGAACTGGCGGAATTTCGCAGCGGTGCGATCAACCTCAGTGTGGTCGACATGGCGCACGTGCATTTGTATCGCACCAGCAAGGACGTCAGCACCAGCAGCGACGGCCACTATTACGCGGTGTTCCAACTGCGTGGCAGCTCGCAACTGGAGCAGGGCGACAACCGTGCGAAACTCGGCTGCGGCGACATCGCCCTGATCGACGCGGGCCGCCCGAGCGACATGATCTACAACGATGATTGCCGACAGCTGTCGCTGATTCTGCCGCGCCAGGTGGTAGAGCGTGGGTCGCATTTCAACGCGGTCAATTGCGCCACGCGCATTGCGGCCAACAGCCCCCTGGCGTCGATGGCCAATAAACTGGTGCTCGATACTCGCCAGCAAGACGGGCTGGACATGCAGGAAAGCGAAGCCGTGCTCGATGCCTTGGCCAGCCTGCTGCTGCCGGGCATCAGCGCCCGTGACTGCGGTGCAGATGCGCACGAGCGGCAGTTTCGCAAGATCATCGCCTTCATCGACGCGCACCTCAGTGACGAAGAACTGTGCCCCGAAATGATCGCCCGTGAAGTGGGAATTTCCGTGCGCGGCCTGTACCGGATGTTCTCCAAGCGCGGCCTGGTGGTGGCGCAATACATCAAGCACCGTCGCCTGGACTTCTGCGCCGAAAACCTGCGTCGTGCCGATGTCGAACAGAAGCTCTCGGCGCTGTGTTATGCCTGGGGTTTCTCGGATTCGAGCTACTTCTCGTCGGCCTTCAAATCGCGCTTCGGCGTGTCACCGGGCGCTTATCGCAAGCGCTACAGTCAGATCTGA